The following are encoded together in the Pan troglodytes isolate AG18354 chromosome 6, NHGRI_mPanTro3-v2.0_pri, whole genome shotgun sequence genome:
- the INHBA gene encoding inhibin beta A chain, with the protein MPLLWLRGFLLASCWIIVRSSPTPGSEGHSAAPDCPSCALAALPKDVPNSQPEMVEAVKKHILNMLHLKKRPDVTQPVPKAALLNAIRKLHVGKVGENGYVEIEDDIGRRAEMNELMEQTSEIITFAESGTARKTLHFEISKEGSDLSVVERAEVWLFLKVPKANRTRTKVTIRLFQQQKHPQGSLDTGEEAEEVGLKGERSELLLSEKVVDARKSTWHVFPVSSSIQRLLDQGKSSLDVRIACEQCQESGASLVLLGKKKKKEEEGEGKKKGGGEGGAGADEEKEQSHRPFLMLQARQSEDHPHRRRRRGLECDGKVNICCKKQFFVSFKDIGWNDWIIAPSGYHANYCEGECPSHIAGTSGSSLSFHSTVINHYRMRGHSPFANLKSCCVPTKLRPMSMLYYDDGQNIIKKDIQNMIVEECGCS; encoded by the exons ATGCCCTTGCTTTGGCTGAGAGGATTTCTGTTGGCAAGTTGCTGGATTATAGTGAGGAGTTCCCCCACCCCAGGATCCGAGGGGCACAGCGCGGCCCCCGACTGTCCGTCCTGTGCGCTGGCCGCCCTCCCAAAGGATGTACCCAACTCTCAGCCAGAGATGGTGGAGGCCGTCAAGAAGCACATTTTAAACATGCTGCACTTGAAGAAGAGACCCGATGTCACCCAGCCGGTGCCCAAGGCGGCGCTTCTGAACGCGATCAGAAAGCTTCATGTGGGCAAAGTCGGGGAGAACGGGTATGTGGAGATAGAGGATGACATTGGAAGGAGGGCAGAAATGAATGAACTTATGGAGCAGACCTCGGAGATCATCACGTTTGCCGAGTCAG GAACAGCCAGGAAGACGCTGCACTTCGAGATTTCCAAGGAAGGCAGTGACCTGTCAGTGGTGGAGCGTGCAGAAGTCTGGCTCTTCCTAAAAGTCCCCAAGGCCAACAGGACCAGGACCAAAGTCACCATCCGCCTCTTCCAGCAGCAGAAGCACCCGCAGGGCAGCTTGGACACAGGGGAAGAGGCCGAGGAAGTGGGCTTAAAGGGGGAGAGGAGTGAACTGTTGCTCTCTGAAAAAGTAGTAGACGCTCGGAAGAGCACCTGGCACGTCTTCCCTGTCTCCAGCAGCATCCAGCGGTTGCTGGACCAGGGCAAGAGCTCCCTGGACGTTCGGATTGCCTGTGAGCAGTGCCAGGAGAGTGGCGCCAGCTTGGTTCTCCTgggcaagaagaagaagaaagaagaggagggggaagggaaaaagaagggCGGAGGTGAAGGTGGGGCAGGAGCAGATGAGGAAAAGGAGCAGTCGCACAGACCTTTCCTCATGCTGCAGGCCCGGCAGTCTGAAGACCACCCTCATCGCCGGCGTCGGCGGGGCTTGGAGTGTGATGGCAAGGTCAACATCTGCTGTAAGAAACAGTTCTTTGTCAGTTTCAAGGACATCGGCTGGAATGACTGGATCATTGCTCCCTCTGGCTATCATGCCAACTACTGCGAGGGTGAGTGCCCGAGCCATATAGCAGGCACGTCCGGGTCCTCACTGTCCTTCCACTCAACAGTCATCAACCACTACCGCATGCGGGGCCATAGCCCCTTTGCCAACCTCAAATCGTGCTGTGTGCCCACCAAGCTGAGACCCATGTCCATGTTGTACTATGATGATGGTCAAAACATCATCAAAAAGGACATTCAGAACATGATCGTGGAGGAGTGTGGGTGCTCGTAG